The following coding sequences are from one Desulfosporosinus orientis DSM 765 window:
- a CDS encoding inner spore coat protein D produces the protein MSGYGCKPICCPPQYCVRDSYYQRAIPVIHPVVTINRQNIIDVPQHYYQPISRNVVVNQGFQGQGYSAQGFLGRGYRM, from the coding sequence ATGAGTGGTTATGGATGTAAACCAATTTGTTGTCCCCCGCAATATTGTGTAAGAGATTCTTATTATCAGCGTGCTATCCCTGTAATTCATCCTGTTGTGACAATTAACCGTCAAAATATTATCGATGTGCCTCAGCATTACTATCAGCCAATTTCAAGAAACGTCGTTGTTAACCAAGGTTTCCAAGGTCAAGGTTATTCAGCTCAAGGCTTCCTTGGCAGGGGCTATAGAATGTAA
- a CDS encoding uroporphyrinogen decarboxylase family protein produces MKRIERILAAVRFDSMDRLPKGEFYLEDEFITELLSLKKAVTFEDRAQACELCGLDALAFSPLEEEDENNRVWKNIETWRKETDFFIFAIIDGPFQGTAKLFSSFTDYLLAIAKSDPIIPDLISKSVRINTELGLKALVSGANGIIVADDIAYKGGTFISPKALKKDFFPGLKKQVHVLKEQNPPVFFHADGDLLPVMDDLLDSGINGLHSLDFSSLEDITKVRMATEHKLCLMGGYDLGWFEAENRIEKALELIKAASLQDLNGGYIFGSSAGILGNTLSAKQVLPVYQWLNNVS; encoded by the coding sequence ATGAAAAGAATTGAAAGAATATTAGCAGCTGTTCGTTTTGACAGTATGGATCGTTTACCCAAAGGGGAATTTTACCTTGAAGATGAATTTATTACGGAGTTATTAAGTCTGAAGAAAGCGGTGACCTTCGAGGATCGAGCCCAAGCCTGTGAACTGTGCGGGCTGGATGCGTTGGCTTTTTCTCCTCTTGAAGAGGAAGACGAAAATAATCGAGTTTGGAAAAACATTGAAACCTGGCGCAAAGAGACAGATTTTTTTATTTTCGCCATAATTGACGGTCCATTTCAGGGAACAGCAAAACTCTTCTCTTCCTTTACAGATTATTTGTTAGCGATTGCCAAGTCAGATCCCATCATCCCGGATTTAATCAGTAAGTCAGTAAGAATAAATACTGAACTAGGGCTTAAAGCCTTGGTGTCGGGGGCTAATGGAATCATTGTTGCTGATGATATTGCGTACAAAGGTGGAACTTTTATTTCTCCTAAAGCCCTGAAAAAGGATTTTTTTCCCGGACTAAAGAAACAAGTTCACGTGTTAAAAGAACAGAATCCTCCTGTCTTCTTCCATGCTGACGGAGATTTATTGCCTGTGATGGATGATCTCCTTGATTCAGGTATTAACGGTTTGCATTCTCTGGATTTTTCGTCACTTGAAGATATCACAAAAGTCAGAATGGCAACAGAACATAAGCTTTGTTTAATGGGTGGATACGATCTGGGTTGGTTTGAAGCAGAAAATCGGATTGAGAAAGCTTTGGAATTAATCAAAGCTGCTTCTCTCCAGGATTTGAATGGCGGATACATTTTTGGAAGCAGCGCAGGAATTCTTGGGAATACCCTTTCGGCGAAACAAGTACTTCCGGTATATCAATGGTTAAATAACGTTTCTTGA
- a CDS encoding DHA2 family efflux MFS transporter permease subunit, whose protein sequence is MNEHSAPEGAGDSLYKWSALLVVVIGTFMVMLDSSIVNIAVPKMMNVFGADLESIKWVLTGYTLAMGSVVPITGFLSDTFGIKKLFIAALGIFTLGSFLCGFAWSTNTMIGFRVIQAIGGGAIMPVGMSYIMQVFPIEERGKALGFWGIASMSAPAIGPTLGGYIIQYMDWRFIFYVNVPVGVVGVIVAAILLKETTLKPYKGNFDYVGLFSSIAGIVSLLYVFGEGDSLDWGNVKYPLILTFGLFSLLIFIVNELTHPEPLLELRVFKVYNFTVSQFITGVTTLALMSGMYVLPLFLQNLRGYTAMQTGIILFPSAIASGLMMPISGALFDKFGAKVVTIPGLTILAFATYEMSKFTMDTTSTTITLIAAIRGVGLGFSMMPVNTAGMNDVPRHLYGKATALSTTVRSILNALAITFMTTVISNKSNENYARLAEQITPFNSTANTLMKGLQGVYMKSGLSQGDAYGSSLSTLGRIIYGQAYLDAMNHAIAITVFAVALAICLVLLMRNTKKTRKKEPDSSIKGEESNGTEARIATVLE, encoded by the coding sequence ATGAATGAACATAGTGCGCCAGAAGGTGCCGGTGATAGTTTATATAAGTGGTCCGCTTTGCTTGTTGTAGTTATTGGTACTTTCATGGTCATGCTGGACAGCAGTATCGTGAATATTGCAGTTCCCAAAATGATGAATGTTTTTGGAGCTGACTTGGAATCTATCAAGTGGGTATTAACTGGATATACATTGGCTATGGGATCTGTCGTGCCGATAACCGGTTTTCTCAGTGATACCTTTGGGATTAAAAAACTCTTTATTGCTGCATTAGGGATCTTCACCTTAGGTTCATTTCTATGTGGTTTTGCTTGGAGCACGAACACCATGATTGGCTTTCGGGTTATTCAAGCTATCGGCGGCGGTGCTATTATGCCGGTGGGGATGTCTTACATTATGCAGGTATTCCCCATTGAAGAACGAGGTAAAGCCTTAGGTTTTTGGGGGATTGCCTCAATGTCCGCACCTGCCATCGGACCAACTTTGGGAGGATATATCATCCAATATATGGATTGGCGATTTATTTTCTATGTTAATGTTCCAGTTGGAGTTGTTGGAGTAATTGTCGCTGCCATATTGTTAAAAGAGACAACTCTGAAACCATACAAAGGCAATTTTGATTATGTGGGGCTATTTTCCTCTATTGCAGGTATTGTCAGCCTTCTGTATGTTTTTGGTGAAGGAGATTCCCTTGATTGGGGAAATGTAAAATACCCTCTCATTCTTACCTTTGGTTTATTCAGCCTTCTTATTTTCATTGTCAATGAATTAACTCACCCAGAACCATTGCTTGAGTTAAGGGTTTTCAAAGTGTATAATTTTACGGTCAGTCAGTTTATTACCGGTGTTACTACATTGGCATTAATGAGTGGTATGTATGTACTGCCTCTTTTTCTGCAGAATTTAAGAGGTTATACAGCCATGCAAACGGGTATTATCCTATTTCCCTCAGCTATTGCTTCCGGGCTAATGATGCCGATAAGCGGTGCGCTTTTTGATAAGTTTGGGGCAAAGGTGGTAACTATCCCTGGACTTACGATTCTTGCCTTTGCAACCTATGAAATGTCTAAATTCACCATGGATACTACTTCCACAACAATTACGTTGATAGCAGCTATCAGAGGAGTGGGACTTGGTTTTTCAATGATGCCTGTCAATACTGCGGGCATGAATGATGTGCCCAGGCACCTCTATGGGAAGGCGACCGCTTTGTCCACAACGGTACGAAGTATTTTGAATGCCTTAGCGATTACATTTATGACCACAGTTATTTCTAATAAATCCAATGAAAATTATGCCCGGCTGGCGGAGCAGATCACACCCTTTAATTCAACTGCAAATACTCTGATGAAAGGGTTGCAGGGGGTTTATATGAAAAGTGGTTTATCTCAAGGGGACGCTTATGGCTCATCCCTATCAACTCTTGGAAGAATAATTTATGGGCAAGCCTATCTTGATGCTATGAATCATGCTATTGCCATTACCGTTTTTGCGGTAGCTCTTGCAATTTGTCTGGTTTTACTGATGCGGAATACTAAGAAGACTAGGAAAAAAGAGCCTGACAGCTCGATAAAAGGGGAGGAGTCAAATGGAACAGAAGCCCGAATCGCAACTGTCTTGGAGTAA
- a CDS encoding HlyD family secretion protein, producing the protein MKRVAGLLLVMSVLLTGCNSSAPKAEGDATVQVNKPVYVMAGIIDANEKAQITTKLAGKVADISVDVGSTVQKGDLLITLDTKEVEAQVAQAEAGVQTAQANLAKVEAGARPEQIAQAQSTLDSAQISYTNAKNNFDRNQQLLAAGAIAQAQFETAQTQLAAAEAQYNAAQDQLKILTQGETQESLNVLRAQVAQSQAALDLAKTQLANGTITAPVSGIVSAKNINIGELASPGTALLTVVNLDTLYVKASLPEDLIKDVKVGQEVVVKVAELADQEFKGKVSVVDPVIDSRSKSVLAKIEIDNSKAILKPGMLAEIGIIKK; encoded by the coding sequence ATGAAAAGAGTGGCTGGTCTTTTATTAGTTATGAGTGTTTTGCTGACAGGATGTAATAGTTCCGCTCCAAAGGCTGAAGGGGATGCAACTGTTCAGGTTAACAAGCCTGTTTATGTTATGGCAGGAATTATTGATGCTAATGAAAAAGCCCAAATCACCACCAAACTGGCTGGCAAAGTAGCTGATATTTCAGTGGATGTCGGTTCAACTGTTCAAAAGGGTGATTTGTTGATTACATTGGACACAAAAGAAGTTGAGGCTCAAGTTGCTCAGGCTGAGGCAGGTGTCCAAACTGCACAGGCAAACTTAGCTAAAGTGGAAGCCGGAGCCCGCCCGGAACAGATTGCTCAAGCTCAGTCGACTTTAGACAGTGCTCAAATAAGCTATACTAATGCAAAAAATAACTTTGACCGAAACCAACAACTCCTAGCCGCCGGGGCAATAGCCCAGGCACAATTTGAAACGGCACAAACTCAGCTGGCGGCAGCTGAGGCACAATACAATGCAGCACAAGATCAGTTAAAGATCTTAACACAAGGAGAAACACAGGAATCTTTGAATGTTTTACGAGCTCAAGTTGCTCAATCTCAAGCTGCTTTAGACCTGGCCAAAACCCAGCTGGCTAACGGGACAATTACCGCACCTGTTTCAGGTATAGTTAGTGCAAAAAATATCAATATTGGAGAATTAGCCTCTCCTGGCACAGCTCTGCTTACGGTTGTTAATCTTGATACGCTGTATGTAAAAGCATCTTTGCCTGAAGACCTGATCAAGGATGTCAAGGTAGGTCAGGAAGTTGTTGTCAAAGTTGCAGAACTCGCTGATCAAGAATTTAAGGGAAAGGTGTCAGTTGTTGACCCTGTCATTGACTCGCGGAGCAAGAGTGTTCTGGCAAAAATAGAAATTGATAATTCCAAGGCTATATTGAAGCCTGGGATGCTGGCTGAAATCGGTATTATTAAGAAGTAG
- a CDS encoding ASKHA domain-containing protein, whose amino-acid sequence MTKANQKPIILAEQVQTSLTNLEPLTRKVYISLNPPSPQDNRAIVDQFRHRMEHSYGSVHVPLTLMSLISGICTRAGWQVTATLAETGQGWTVIDLEPGNTAQQHYGLAIDIGTTTVVVYLIDLCNGKVLKHAADYNDQVFMGEDILTRIRYSSEPGGLDSLQSAVLKTLNRLIKRLYPLPAETSKITAAAIGANTTMIHLLLGLDPSSICRAPYTPIVNNPGIIHAQEIGLDIHPLAPIYCLPSIGSYLGGDVIGGILVSGMHRQPDVSLFVDIGTNGEIVLGNEEWLVACAGAAGPALEGGVSAHGMRAEPGAVDHVSINPVTGCVEYSTVGNLPARGICGSGLVDTLAELFVGGIINRSAHFQNGQKEFIVVPAHEAATGEDIVITQADINKFMATKGAVNAATDLLMENVGCDWREISHFYAAGAFGQYLPVESAVTIGLYPDLPRTAILRLGNSSGEAARQVLLSRTKRLEAEEIAGKVTYFELNANSAFMDKFVSSKFLPHTDLDRYPSVKKRLQTGSKFSCVI is encoded by the coding sequence ATGACCAAAGCCAACCAAAAACCTATCATCCTTGCCGAACAAGTTCAAACTTCGCTCACAAATCTTGAGCCCCTAACCAGAAAGGTTTATATTTCCCTTAACCCGCCCAGCCCTCAAGATAACAGGGCAATTGTTGATCAATTTCGCCATAGGATGGAGCACAGCTATGGTTCAGTTCATGTTCCATTAACCCTTATGTCATTAATTTCTGGGATCTGCACAAGAGCGGGGTGGCAGGTCACGGCTACCTTAGCAGAAACAGGACAAGGGTGGACAGTGATTGATTTGGAACCCGGCAATACTGCTCAGCAACACTATGGTTTAGCCATAGATATAGGAACGACAACTGTGGTAGTGTACTTAATTGATCTTTGTAATGGCAAAGTCCTGAAACATGCAGCAGATTATAATGATCAAGTGTTTATGGGCGAGGACATATTGACCAGGATTCGCTATTCTTCAGAACCTGGAGGCTTAGACAGTCTTCAGTCAGCGGTTTTGAAGACTTTAAATCGTTTAATTAAGCGGCTTTACCCGCTGCCTGCTGAGACAAGCAAAATTACTGCAGCAGCCATTGGGGCGAATACAACCATGATTCATCTTTTGCTTGGTTTGGATCCCTCGTCTATCTGCCGCGCTCCGTATACTCCTATTGTCAACAATCCTGGCATCATTCATGCCCAAGAAATCGGACTTGATATTCACCCCTTAGCACCCATCTATTGCCTGCCAAGTATCGGAAGCTATTTGGGAGGAGATGTCATAGGGGGCATATTAGTGAGCGGTATGCATCGGCAGCCGGATGTATCATTATTTGTTGACATCGGTACGAATGGGGAAATCGTGTTAGGTAATGAAGAATGGCTCGTTGCTTGTGCTGGTGCTGCCGGGCCAGCCCTGGAAGGGGGAGTCTCAGCCCATGGTATGAGAGCGGAACCGGGGGCGGTGGATCATGTTTCCATTAATCCGGTGACTGGCTGTGTAGAATATTCAACGGTGGGAAACCTTCCTGCACGAGGAATCTGCGGTTCAGGGCTAGTAGACACACTTGCTGAACTCTTTGTCGGCGGCATTATCAACCGGTCTGCTCATTTTCAGAACGGGCAAAAAGAATTTATCGTAGTCCCTGCCCATGAAGCGGCCACAGGAGAAGACATTGTTATTACTCAAGCAGATATCAACAAATTCATGGCGACAAAAGGCGCAGTAAACGCTGCAACGGACCTTTTGATGGAGAATGTGGGATGCGATTGGAGAGAAATCAGTCATTTTTATGCGGCGGGCGCTTTTGGACAATATTTACCCGTTGAGTCGGCTGTTACAATAGGTCTATATCCGGATCTTCCCCGGACTGCTATTCTGCGTTTGGGAAATAGTTCAGGCGAAGCTGCCCGGCAAGTGCTTCTGTCTCGTACGAAACGCCTGGAAGCAGAAGAAATTGCGGGGAAGGTAACTTATTTCGAACTCAATGCTAATTCAGCCTTTATGGATAAATTTGTAAGCAGTAAGTTCCTTCCTCATACTGACCTTGATCGTTATCCAAGCGTTAAAAAACGTTTGCAAACCGGCAGCAAGTTTAGTTGTGTTATATAA
- a CDS encoding MarR family winged helix-turn-helix transcriptional regulator, with amino-acid sequence MEQKPESQLSWSKESEKVLNLFKAIHKVYRDHLYQKSRQYGFTGPQIGLIMGLHKNPYSTLNELSDCIGLSKSTVSGIVERLVCQGVVIREIPENNRRIVRLSLSPEWQKDNALYELLNKYLYNVLEKATEEEMTKIITGLEILYELISKDDDV; translated from the coding sequence ATGGAACAGAAGCCCGAATCGCAACTGTCTTGGAGTAAAGAATCTGAAAAAGTCTTGAATCTTTTTAAAGCTATTCACAAGGTCTATCGAGATCATCTTTACCAAAAATCAAGGCAATATGGCTTTACGGGTCCCCAAATTGGTTTAATAATGGGTCTGCACAAGAACCCTTATTCAACCTTGAATGAGTTGAGCGATTGTATTGGTCTATCAAAAAGTACAGTTTCCGGGATTGTAGAGCGCTTGGTTTGTCAGGGAGTCGTTATTCGAGAAATCCCTGAGAATAATAGAAGAATTGTTAGGCTCTCCTTATCACCGGAATGGCAGAAAGATAATGCCTTATATGAACTCTTGAATAAATACCTTTATAATGTTCTGGAGAAAGCCACAGAAGAAGAAATGACTAAAATCATTACCGGTTTGGAAATCTTATATGAATTAATCAGTAAAGATGATGATGTTTAA
- a CDS encoding pyridoxal-phosphate-dependent aminotransferase family protein, whose translation MRNKEMLLVPGPTPVMDEIYDALSSETMGHTDPRFAKIFKNSLNLSKQLFNTDGEVFVIAGSGTLAMEMAIINTVAPGEKLLVVSHGYFGDRFIPLAKVFGIKVETLQAEWGQQISKELLEEKLAEGGFKAVTVTHVDTSTGVMANIEELIPVVKKTGALFILDGVCATAALEEDMQKTYGHPDYKIDVVLTGSQKAIGVPPGLGMVAFGPKALAAREAMSSVMGYYTDIKNWLPVMNDPVKYFATPPVNMIYAFNKGMEMVMAEGLEKRYCRHSALGRAMRSALKVYGMKPLAMEEVAAPTLSCIIYPEGLNDAEFRSKLASKGVVVAGALAALAGKAFRIGHMGNATEEMFVKALQIIGETLQEMGYEANIDAAVDEFKGIYRSV comes from the coding sequence TTGCGAAATAAAGAAATGTTGCTTGTACCGGGACCTACACCAGTCATGGATGAAATATACGATGCTTTATCTAGTGAGACAATGGGGCATACTGATCCGAGGTTTGCCAAGATTTTCAAAAACAGTTTAAATCTAAGCAAACAATTGTTTAACACAGACGGAGAGGTTTTTGTCATTGCCGGTTCAGGAACTTTGGCAATGGAAATGGCCATTATTAACACGGTTGCTCCTGGAGAAAAGCTGCTGGTAGTAAGTCATGGCTACTTTGGTGACCGCTTTATCCCCTTGGCAAAGGTCTTTGGCATTAAGGTTGAAACTCTTCAAGCCGAGTGGGGACAGCAGATCAGCAAAGAATTATTGGAAGAAAAGCTTGCTGAAGGTGGTTTTAAAGCGGTAACTGTTACCCATGTCGATACCTCGACGGGAGTTATGGCCAATATTGAAGAATTGATTCCGGTTGTCAAAAAAACTGGTGCCCTCTTTATTCTTGATGGGGTATGTGCGACAGCTGCTTTAGAGGAAGATATGCAAAAAACCTACGGTCACCCCGATTACAAAATCGATGTAGTATTAACAGGTTCCCAAAAGGCCATTGGCGTGCCCCCCGGACTTGGAATGGTGGCCTTTGGACCGAAAGCCTTAGCTGCTCGTGAGGCAATGTCTTCAGTGATGGGGTATTATACGGATATTAAGAATTGGCTGCCGGTAATGAATGATCCTGTCAAATACTTTGCTACTCCTCCTGTCAATATGATTTATGCTTTCAATAAAGGAATGGAAATGGTTATGGCGGAAGGGCTGGAAAAGCGTTATTGTCGTCACTCAGCATTGGGACGTGCCATGAGAAGCGCCTTAAAAGTATACGGCATGAAGCCTCTAGCCATGGAAGAGGTTGCGGCTCCGACCTTGAGCTGCATTATTTATCCGGAGGGTCTTAACGATGCTGAATTTCGCTCGAAGTTAGCCTCGAAAGGTGTCGTCGTTGCCGGAGCTTTAGCTGCTTTAGCCGGGAAGGCTTTTCGCATCGGTCACATGGGAAATGCTACGGAAGAAATGTTTGTTAAAGCCCTTCAGATTATAGGTGAGACGCTGCAAGAGATGGGTTATGAGGCCAATATTGATGCGGCAGTTGATGAGTTTAAAGGCATTTATCGATCGGTCTAA
- a CDS encoding phenylacetate--CoA ligase family protein encodes MIWDVEHECMSRSRLEELQLERLKWTVNRVYSKVPHYREKFEKLGIVPEGIKSVNDLKYLPFTTKEDLRNNYPFGLFAVPQKEVVRVHASSGTTGRPVVVGYTANDLNTWTDLTARMVSLAGVTSEDVAQIAFNYGLFTGGFGLHYGLERAGALVVPVSGGNTERQLMLMKDFGTTVLISTPSYSLYIAEVAEKMGIDISSLKLKIGLFGGEPWTEEMRKEIESRLNIIATDNYGLSEVMGPGVAGECNCKCGHHIAEDHFIVETIDPETGEVLEPGEEGELVFTSLTKEAFPVIRFRTKDISRITQDVCQCGRSTARMRKIVGRTDDMLIIRGVNVFPSQIESVLMTIDGIGPHYLINVHRRNFLDELEVVVELTREDLLEPYSKLEDFSSYIRQKLHSVLSINVRLKIVQPGTLERGAGKAKRVFDYRNQPTA; translated from the coding sequence TTGATCTGGGATGTTGAACACGAATGTATGAGCCGCAGCAGGCTCGAGGAATTGCAGCTTGAGCGTTTGAAATGGACAGTTAACAGGGTATATAGTAAAGTGCCTCATTATCGAGAGAAATTTGAAAAATTAGGGATTGTTCCTGAAGGGATTAAATCTGTAAATGATCTTAAGTACTTGCCCTTCACAACTAAAGAAGATTTAAGAAACAATTATCCTTTTGGACTTTTCGCTGTACCGCAAAAGGAAGTGGTTCGAGTTCATGCTTCATCGGGGACGACGGGTCGTCCAGTGGTCGTGGGCTATACAGCGAATGATCTGAATACCTGGACTGATTTAACGGCGCGAATGGTGAGCTTAGCAGGTGTCACTTCGGAAGATGTTGCTCAGATAGCCTTTAACTATGGCCTTTTTACAGGAGGGTTCGGACTGCATTATGGACTTGAGCGTGCAGGGGCCCTAGTCGTGCCAGTCTCTGGAGGAAATACAGAACGGCAGCTTATGTTGATGAAAGATTTTGGCACGACAGTGCTTATATCAACACCCAGTTATTCCCTCTATATTGCTGAAGTAGCAGAAAAGATGGGTATTGATATCTCTTCATTAAAGTTGAAAATCGGGCTGTTCGGAGGAGAACCTTGGACTGAGGAAATGCGTAAGGAGATTGAATCCAGGCTTAACATTATTGCTACGGACAATTACGGATTAAGTGAAGTTATGGGCCCGGGGGTTGCTGGAGAATGCAACTGTAAATGCGGGCATCATATTGCGGAGGACCATTTTATTGTCGAGACAATTGATCCGGAGACGGGAGAAGTGCTTGAACCCGGTGAGGAGGGAGAATTGGTATTCACATCTTTAACGAAAGAGGCCTTTCCTGTTATTCGTTTTAGGACAAAAGACATTTCCCGTATTACCCAAGATGTTTGTCAGTGTGGCCGAAGCACTGCGCGGATGCGTAAAATTGTTGGCCGTACCGATGATATGCTGATCATTCGAGGGGTTAATGTTTTTCCTTCCCAGATTGAAAGTGTTCTTATGACCATTGATGGAATTGGTCCCCACTATCTGATTAATGTTCATAGGCGAAACTTTCTCGATGAATTGGAAGTTGTTGTAGAACTGACTCGTGAAGATTTGCTCGAACCCTACTCAAAATTAGAGGACTTTTCAAGCTATATTCGCCAAAAGCTCCATAGTGTTTTGTCTATTAATGTGCGTTTGAAAATTGTTCAGCCGGGAACCCTGGAACGTGGTGCAGGCAAAGCCAAACGGGTCTTTGATTATCGAAATCAGCCTACAGCGTAG
- a CDS encoding NRDE family protein, translating to MCLIVFAYDCHPRYPLILTANRDEYFNRPTASAHFWDSHPEILAGRDLKMLGTWMGITRSGRFAALTNFRDPSAQLTNPQSRGKLVSDYLCGNQNPVNYLQEVVFGQDLYNPFNLLVGDRSDMFFLCSKTPEITKIMPGIYGLSNYQLDYPWPKVQKSKQAFTNYLDVSKEIEPQALFEILADREKAPDHQLPNTGISYELEKLLSSVFIHGMDYGTRSSTVILIEQHHRVNFVEKTFIPGQKEASELSYMFELQ from the coding sequence ATGTGTCTAATTGTTTTTGCGTATGACTGTCATCCAAGATATCCCTTGATACTTACGGCAAATCGTGATGAATACTTTAATAGGCCGACGGCAAGCGCCCATTTTTGGGACTCTCATCCTGAGATTTTGGCCGGCAGGGATTTAAAAATGTTGGGAACATGGATGGGTATAACCCGTTCAGGTCGTTTTGCAGCACTAACAAACTTTCGAGATCCCTCTGCACAGCTGACAAATCCTCAATCCAGGGGTAAGTTAGTCAGTGATTATTTATGCGGCAATCAAAATCCTGTAAACTATCTGCAAGAAGTTGTCTTTGGGCAAGATTTATACAATCCATTTAATCTTTTGGTCGGAGACAGATCTGATATGTTCTTTTTGTGTTCAAAAACACCTGAGATTACGAAAATAATGCCAGGGATTTACGGATTAAGTAATTATCAGCTGGATTATCCTTGGCCTAAAGTTCAAAAGAGTAAGCAGGCATTCACCAATTACCTCGATGTCAGCAAAGAGATTGAACCTCAAGCACTATTTGAGATCTTAGCTGATAGAGAAAAAGCTCCCGACCACCAATTGCCCAATACGGGAATCAGTTATGAGTTGGAAAAACTCTTATCCTCTGTTTTCATCCACGGAATGGATTATGGAACCAGGTCTTCAACGGTGATTTTGATCGAACAGCACCATCGGGTGAATTTTGTGGAGAAAACGTTTATTCCGGGTCAGAAAGAAGCTTCTGAATTAAGTTATATGTTTGAATTACAATAA
- a CDS encoding HlyD family secretion protein: protein MAEKRKKLIVIILVLMVAALASIGCYYWYENSNYVTTEDAKVTGDLVTVSPQMSGKLLELNVEEGDKVVKNQILGRQGITDLQETNIDQSVFRAPIDGVVIKKQGTVGEFISAGSTVAVLVDPDKLYISANIEETKLTKIKEGQQVDVTIDQFSGKSFSGKVKYVGQASNSAFALLPTSTSSTFTKVIQKVPVKIEFDKKDAPLLPGTNAIVKIHIK from the coding sequence ATGGCTGAAAAACGAAAAAAACTGATTGTGATTATTCTCGTATTGATGGTTGCTGCATTGGCTAGCATTGGATGCTATTACTGGTATGAAAACTCAAATTATGTTACTACAGAGGACGCTAAAGTTACAGGTGATCTCGTGACTGTTAGTCCGCAAATGTCGGGGAAGCTGTTAGAACTGAATGTTGAAGAGGGAGACAAGGTTGTTAAAAATCAGATTCTCGGACGTCAAGGGATTACAGATCTTCAAGAAACTAACATTGATCAATCTGTGTTTAGGGCTCCTATTGATGGAGTAGTTATCAAGAAGCAAGGAACTGTCGGGGAGTTTATTTCTGCCGGTTCAACGGTAGCTGTCCTCGTTGATCCTGATAAGTTGTATATCAGTGCTAATATCGAAGAGACTAAGTTGACAAAAATTAAAGAAGGTCAGCAAGTCGACGTGACCATTGATCAATTTTCGGGCAAGTCATTTTCCGGTAAAGTGAAGTACGTGGGTCAAGCTTCAAATTCTGCATTTGCTTTACTGCCTACTTCAACAAGCTCGACGTTTACAAAAGTAATACAAAAAGTTCCTGTTAAAATAGAATTTGATAAAAAGGATGCCCCATTACTGCCGGGTACCAATGCAATCGTAAAGATTCATATCAAGTAA
- a CDS encoding GNAT family N-acetyltransferase, which produces MLIKAKRHLSENTIQEVLDLEELCIDYDNLRGSIFLDSSLNVHPGINSFFLLYEKEKLISILTMFVPTKQEAEIAAYTLPKYREKGYFKLLLTKAMEELKRFEVPYILFVCERSSIPGKEVMKALQAGYEHTEYFMRFLKGKFSRLNGYRIVLRQALPEELEEVVTVHMKVFNDNYDESKSLIQNRFHSDTRDQYLAILQDKVIGVVSTNYDGEDVSIFGLGIIPEYQGKGYGKELLCSVIDRLLLAGKAHITIEVNSDNTNAYMLYKKTGFYVDVAYEYYRMNIRERIGNE; this is translated from the coding sequence ATGTTAATCAAGGCGAAGAGACATTTGAGTGAGAATACCATTCAGGAAGTACTTGACCTGGAAGAGTTGTGCATTGACTATGATAATCTTAGAGGCAGTATTTTTTTAGATTCCTCATTAAATGTCCATCCAGGAATTAACAGTTTTTTTCTTCTTTATGAAAAGGAGAAATTAATCAGTATCTTAACTATGTTTGTTCCAACTAAACAAGAAGCTGAGATAGCGGCGTATACTTTGCCAAAGTATAGAGAAAAAGGTTATTTCAAATTATTATTGACAAAAGCGATGGAGGAGTTAAAACGTTTTGAAGTTCCCTATATACTATTTGTCTGTGAGCGTTCATCGATCCCGGGGAAAGAGGTAATGAAAGCTCTTCAGGCAGGCTATGAACATACCGAGTATTTCATGAGGTTCCTAAAGGGTAAATTTTCTCGGTTAAATGGGTATCGTATCGTTCTGCGCCAAGCATTGCCGGAGGAGTTGGAAGAAGTCGTCACCGTTCACATGAAGGTGTTTAATGATAACTATGATGAGTCTAAAAGCCTTATACAAAATCGATTTCACTCGGATACGCGAGATCAATATTTAGCCATCTTACAGGATAAGGTTATTGGCGTTGTTTCAACCAATTATGACGGGGAGGATGTTTCAATATTTGGGTTGGGGATTATCCCTGAATATCAAGGTAAAGGGTATGGTAAGGAACTTCTCTGTTCAGTCATAGATCGTTTATTGCTGGCAGGGAAGGCCCATATCACTATAGAGGTCAACAGTGACAATACAAATGCTTACATGCTCTATAAAAAAACAGGTTTTTATGTCGACGTTGCCTATGAGTATTATCGAATGAACATAAGAGAGAGAATAGGCAACGAGTGA